In Anaerolineae bacterium, one genomic interval encodes:
- a CDS encoding UDP-N-acetylmuramoyl-L-alanyl-D-glutamate--2,6-diaminopimelate ligase, producing MKLLSLLAALPRHHLLNPSAMATPQLNLSVEIAEITVDSRRVEPGALFVAYRGVKVDGHCFIPEALQKGAAAVVCENKEAISASLSSLPSVPLILVPNGREALAYLSAAWHHFPARRLTIVGLTGTDGKTTTTHLLYAMLCAANKKVGMINTVSAVIGRQTLETGLHTTTPDAPDLQRYLAQMVAAGVEYCLLEVTSHGLSQQRVAACDFDCAIVTNITHEHLDAHGSLENYHAAKASLFESLATAADKGRPKVAVLNCDDGSFAYLKQKLLSPGPKWLGYSLAHHPAADLTAQNILYRPDKTCFTICGHGQPFPVETALVGDYNVSNCLAAATAALKALEISPQAVQQGLAAFSGVPGRMERIDAGQPFIAIVDFAHTPNSLQRSLRVARTLSPGRVIAVFGCAGLRDVAKRAMMGRIAAELADFTLLTAEDPRTENLDSIINEAAQAMLANGAIEGETFERVPDRGRAIYRATQLARPGDVVIALGKGHEQSMCFGQTEYPWDDRAAMRAALQGAPLLTLPTA from the coding sequence ATGAAACTCTTGTCCTTGCTGGCTGCCTTACCCCGCCATCACCTGCTTAACCCTTCTGCTATGGCTACACCTCAACTAAACCTCTCGGTTGAAATTGCCGAAATCACGGTGGATTCCCGCCGGGTGGAACCCGGTGCCCTTTTTGTGGCCTACCGGGGCGTTAAGGTAGACGGCCATTGTTTTATCCCGGAGGCCCTGCAAAAAGGCGCGGCCGCCGTTGTGTGCGAAAATAAAGAGGCTATTTCCGCCTCTCTCTCTTCTCTGCCTTCTGTCCCCCTCATTCTCGTGCCCAACGGCCGCGAAGCCCTGGCCTATCTCTCGGCGGCCTGGCATCATTTCCCGGCCCGCCGGCTAACAATAGTTGGCCTCACCGGCACCGACGGCAAAACCACCACCACCCACCTGCTCTATGCCATGCTCTGCGCCGCCAATAAAAAGGTGGGTATGATCAACACGGTTAGCGCGGTGATTGGCCGCCAAACTTTGGAAACCGGCCTGCACACCACCACCCCCGACGCCCCCGACCTGCAACGTTACCTGGCCCAAATGGTTGCGGCCGGCGTGGAATACTGTTTATTAGAAGTCACCTCGCACGGCCTGTCGCAGCAGCGCGTGGCGGCGTGTGATTTTGATTGCGCCATTGTCACCAACATCACCCACGAACACCTGGATGCGCACGGCTCCCTGGAAAATTACCACGCCGCCAAAGCCTCGCTTTTTGAATCGCTGGCTACCGCGGCAGACAAGGGCCGGCCCAAAGTGGCCGTGCTCAACTGCGACGATGGGTCCTTTGCCTACCTCAAACAAAAACTGCTCTCCCCTGGCCCAAAATGGCTGGGATACAGCCTGGCCCACCATCCCGCAGCCGACCTGACGGCCCAAAACATTTTGTATCGGCCCGATAAAACCTGTTTTACCATTTGTGGGCACGGCCAACCTTTTCCCGTTGAAACGGCCCTGGTCGGCGACTACAACGTCAGTAATTGCCTGGCCGCGGCCACGGCGGCGCTGAAAGCGCTAGAGATTTCGCCGCAAGCGGTGCAACAAGGGCTGGCCGCTTTTTCCGGCGTGCCGGGCCGCATGGAGCGCATTGACGCCGGGCAGCCCTTTATCGCCATCGTTGACTTTGCCCACACCCCCAACTCCTTGCAACGCTCCCTGCGGGTGGCCCGCACGCTCAGCCCAGGCCGGGTGATTGCCGTTTTTGGCTGCGCCGGGCTGCGCGATGTGGCCAAACGGGCCATGATGGGCCGCATTGCCGCCGAGTTGGCCGATTTTACCCTGCTTACGGCCGAAGACCCGCGCACAGAGAACCTGGACAGCATCATCAATGAAGCGGCCCAGGCCATGCTGGCCAACGGCGCGATTGAAGGAGAAACGTTTGAGCGCGTGCCCGACCGGGGCCGGGCCATTTATCGGGCCACGCAACTGGCCCGGCCCGGCGATGTGGTTATCGCCCTGGGCAAAGGGCACGAACAAAGTATGTGCTTTGGCCAAACAGAGTACCCCTGGGACGACCGGGCCGCTATGCGCGCCGCCCTTCAAGGCGCGCCCTTGCTCACCCTGCCAACGGCCTGA
- a CDS encoding phosphate/phosphite/phosphonate ABC transporter substrate-binding protein gives MKRLFLLLVLVLTLALVLSACAGEPEVGSEQNPIVWSFVPSGEMQEVAAGAEAVADLLHKETGLYFTTNVATEYAGVIEAMCSDPPKAHMGSLATFAYVLAAEKGCAEAELVSVRYGSPTYNGQIIARADTGITDVAGLAGKTFCRPDPLSTSGWIIPMLTMRAAGINTDTDLEVVDAGSHDAVVSAVYNGECDAGATYVDARSNIEEENPDVMEKVNVIALTADIPNDGVQYVPSFPRDKRDTINAALLKIAGTEEGQEALDIAYSWAGLEAHNDSFYDPFRQVLDAAGMDIEALQ, from the coding sequence ATGAAACGTTTATTTTTATTGCTGGTGCTTGTGTTAACTCTGGCCCTGGTGTTATCGGCCTGTGCCGGCGAGCCTGAAGTAGGCTCGGAGCAAAACCCGATTGTATGGAGTTTTGTGCCGTCTGGTGAAATGCAAGAGGTGGCTGCCGGCGCTGAGGCTGTGGCCGATCTGTTACACAAAGAAACGGGCCTGTATTTCACCACCAATGTGGCTACCGAATATGCTGGTGTTATTGAGGCCATGTGCAGCGATCCACCCAAGGCGCACATGGGGTCTCTGGCTACTTTTGCCTACGTGCTGGCCGCTGAAAAAGGATGCGCTGAAGCTGAACTGGTTTCTGTGCGTTATGGTAGCCCAACTTACAACGGCCAAATTATTGCCAGGGCCGATACGGGCATCACCGATGTAGCCGGTCTGGCCGGTAAAACCTTCTGCCGCCCTGACCCGCTGTCAACCAGCGGTTGGATTATCCCCATGCTCACCATGCGCGCTGCCGGAATTAATACCGATACCGATCTGGAAGTGGTAGATGCCGGTAGCCATGATGCCGTTGTATCTGCGGTTTACAATGGTGAGTGTGATGCCGGGGCTACTTATGTGGATGCCCGCAGCAATATTGAAGAAGAAAACCCGGATGTAATGGAAAAGGTCAATGTTATTGCCCTAACCGCCGACATCCCCAACGATGGCGTGCAATATGTGCCCAGTTTTCCCCGAGACAAACGCGATACAATTAACGCGGCCCTGTTGAAAATTGCCGGAACCGAAGAGGGTCAGGAAGCGTTAGATATTGCCTATTCCTGGGCCGGGCTGGAAGCGCACAACGACAGCTTCTACGATCCTTTCCGTCAAGTGCTTGACGCCGCCGGGATGGATATTGAAGCATTGCAATAA
- a CDS encoding response regulator transcription factor, with translation MSDKILLVEDELAIAKFVSRGLQREGYTVITAADGETGLNMAFSELPDLIILDVMLPDIDGLTVCRRLREAGLQMPILMLTAKDAIPDRVAGLEAGADDYLVKPFAFEELLARLRALGRRKAPIETEAPLTFFDLTLNPSTRLAQRGGRNIELTAKEYDLLELFMRHPNQVLTRDQIYERIWGYDFGGESNIIEVYIRYLRSKLEANGEPRLLHTVRGVGYALRES, from the coding sequence ATGAGCGATAAAATCTTGCTAGTGGAAGACGAGCTGGCCATTGCCAAATTTGTCAGCCGGGGCCTCCAACGCGAAGGCTACACCGTTATCACCGCCGCCGATGGCGAAACAGGGTTGAACATGGCCTTTAGCGAGTTGCCCGACCTGATAATTTTAGATGTGATGCTGCCCGATATTGACGGTTTGACCGTTTGCCGCCGGCTTAGAGAGGCCGGCTTACAGATGCCTATTTTGATGCTTACGGCCAAAGACGCCATTCCCGACCGGGTGGCCGGTCTTGAAGCCGGCGCCGACGATTACCTGGTAAAACCGTTTGCCTTTGAAGAACTGCTGGCCCGCCTGCGGGCTTTAGGCCGGCGTAAAGCGCCCATTGAAACCGAAGCGCCCTTGACCTTTTTTGACCTAACCCTTAACCCCAGCACTCGCCTGGCCCAGCGCGGCGGCCGGAATATTGAATTGACGGCCAAAGAGTATGACCTGCTGGAACTGTTTATGCGCCACCCTAACCAGGTGCTCACCCGCGACCAAATTTATGAGCGCATCTGGGGCTACGATTTTGGCGGCGAGTCGAATATCATCGAAGTTTATATCCGTTACTTGCGCTCAAAACTGGAGGCCAATGGCGAGCCGCGTTTGCTGCACACGGTAAGAGGCGTTGGGTATGCCCTGCGCGAAAGCTGA
- a CDS encoding DNA replication/repair protein RecF translates to MYISQLSLTNYRNYSRLVLDLPAGPILFRGDNAHGKTNLLESICFLSTTRSIHARADQQLVNWLVLKQETLPFARVEATVKSRPETFQLAITVVREGDNIRKDIRLNGAKKRAMDVIGKLTTVMFLPEDIELVTGAPAIRRRYLDSTLCQIHPNYCQALSRYNKVLAQRNALLKELFKRNSDSDQLVYWDEQLAHNGAILITQRHNAVLELDTVARRRHRELSGGKESLRLHYAPSFDFFQQAKPNYQLPLLMEELAPYTTAAPPVKEVRQTFLACLQQAHREEINRGVTLTGPHRDDLHFLVDGIDMTLYGSRGQQRTAALSTKLAEIALMQQVTGETPVLLLDDVMSELDAARRKQVIEIVDQAGQAFLTTTDWEDYDPDFRNRARLFSVTMGQVEQAT, encoded by the coding sequence GTGTATATCAGCCAACTCTCCTTAACCAACTATCGAAACTACAGCCGCCTGGTTCTCGATCTGCCGGCCGGGCCTATTTTGTTCCGCGGCGATAACGCTCATGGCAAAACAAACCTGCTGGAGTCTATTTGCTTTCTTTCCACCACCCGCAGCATCCACGCCCGCGCCGACCAACAATTGGTCAACTGGCTTGTCCTTAAACAAGAAACCCTTCCTTTTGCCAGGGTTGAGGCCACCGTCAAAAGCCGGCCGGAGACCTTTCAATTGGCCATCACCGTGGTGCGCGAGGGTGATAATATCCGCAAAGACATTCGCCTCAACGGCGCCAAAAAACGGGCCATGGACGTTATCGGCAAACTCACCACCGTGATGTTCCTGCCGGAAGACATCGAATTGGTCACCGGCGCCCCGGCCATCCGCCGCCGTTACCTGGATAGCACCCTTTGCCAAATCCACCCCAATTATTGCCAGGCCCTCAGCCGTTATAACAAAGTGCTGGCTCAACGCAATGCCTTGCTCAAAGAGTTGTTCAAACGCAACAGCGACTCCGATCAGCTTGTCTACTGGGATGAGCAATTGGCCCATAATGGGGCTATCCTGATTACCCAGCGCCATAACGCCGTTTTAGAGTTAGACACCGTTGCCCGCCGGCGGCACCGCGAGTTGAGCGGCGGCAAAGAAAGTTTGCGCCTGCACTACGCGCCCAGTTTTGACTTTTTCCAGCAGGCCAAACCCAATTACCAGTTACCCCTGCTTATGGAAGAACTGGCCCCTTACACCACCGCTGCGCCCCCGGTCAAAGAAGTGCGCCAAACATTCCTGGCCTGTTTGCAGCAAGCACACCGGGAAGAAATTAACCGGGGCGTCACCTTAACCGGCCCCCACCGGGACGATTTACACTTTTTGGTAGATGGCATTGACATGACCTTATACGGCTCGCGGGGCCAACAGCGCACCGCTGCCCTGAGCACCAAACTGGCTGAAATTGCCCTCATGCAGCAAGTGACCGGCGAAACGCCCGTGCTGCTGCTCGACGACGTAATGAGCGAACTGGACGCCGCCCGGCGAAAACAGGTGATTGAAATTGTAGACCAGGCCGGCCAGGCTTTTTTAACCACCACCGACTGGGAAGACTACGACCCGGATTTCCGTAACCGGGCCAGGCTATTTTCCGTAACCATGGGGCAGGTGGAACAGGCAACGTAA
- a CDS encoding RraA family protein encodes MDKNSQITGNIDPFELPKLYKYLRVVDVCDAMDGIGYFDIGLMSPEIRPLWLGMKFWGVALTIRCVPANRPMWKLDTTEDIVNAHRIWFREMGHIGIDDIVRPGHVVVMDSGGGREVGFWGSENSMGAIRKGAVGIITDGYCRDTAEVALQKTPVCARARGRTIIPGRIEVAEVQAKIACGGVQVRPGDIVGCDDDGIVVVPLEVAGEVA; translated from the coding sequence ATGGACAAAAATTCACAAATAACCGGCAATATTGACCCTTTTGAGTTACCAAAGTTGTATAAATACCTGCGCGTGGTAGACGTTTGTGACGCAATGGACGGCATTGGTTATTTTGACATCGGTTTGATGTCCCCCGAAATTCGCCCCCTTTGGTTGGGGATGAAATTCTGGGGGGTGGCCTTAACCATCCGTTGTGTTCCGGCTAACCGCCCCATGTGGAAACTGGATACCACCGAAGATATTGTCAACGCGCACAGGATATGGTTTAGAGAAATGGGCCATATTGGGATTGACGATATAGTCCGGCCCGGCCACGTAGTGGTGATGGATTCGGGCGGCGGGCGGGAGGTTGGTTTCTGGGGTTCCGAGAACAGTATGGGCGCAATTCGTAAAGGCGCGGTGGGTATTATTACCGACGGTTACTGCCGGGATACGGCCGAAGTGGCCCTGCAAAAAACGCCGGTCTGCGCCCGGGCCAGAGGCCGGACTATTATTCCGGGCCGGATTGAAGTGGCCGAAGTGCAGGCCAAAATTGCTTGCGGCGGCGTGCAGGTGAGGCCCGGCGACATTGTTGGCTGCGACGACGACGGCATTGTGGTGGTGCCGCTTGAAGTGGCCGGGGAAGTGGC
- a CDS encoding S8 family serine peptidase: protein MRRISLAFLLSTVFLVALILFGAGPTLAQQPTPPPAKGNEAPPPAPGETPALPSLQIDRALLPKIEPQLLKRLTTQTGPAPFIVYLKATTNLSATVASTSDLGALGKLEAVATRAAIVNALQQTARDTQAGVLQQLNTPPAGEPAGQSQSAATNIQPLWIVNAVAATGNLETVLGLAARPDVAIVRLNKELQLNRPAVNGSALSWPLLAPFLTPHSSPAWGIAKIRANLVHNALGIDGGGVVVANIDTGVDWQHPALQTRYRGYTGPGKLPQHLGNWYDATGQGATYPVDTNGHGTHTMGTMVGDNGLGVAPGARWIAVKGFDNFGSAYYSWLHQAFQWILAPNGDPALAPNIVNNSWSSDWGADPEFQADAQALLAAGIYPVFSAGNNGPGSGTVGSPGSYTGAFAVGATTSADEIANFSSRGPSPWGALKPEVTAPGKDVRSTLPGGAYGELDGTSMAAPHAAGLAALLLQASPALANNLNGLSTAMMSTAVPLGSPVPNNTYGWGRIDAYNAVMSVASVGALQGNVTGAGGPLNNATVQIAAHGGGPILNATTDAAGHYHQGLAANIYDATAAAFGYAPATIYGLSIITNTTTTQNFSLSPLPTGTLLGTVKDKNTNAPLAATITIDHTPASAATNPATGSYSLNLPIGTYTATVVAAAHRISQTVNLTINDGATVTQNFLLDPAPTILLVDSGRWYQESEIGYYQQALADALYPYDTWSITNPFESPNDVPTAATLLNYDLVIWSAPLDSPGYVGANKALEDFLAGGRKLLLSGQDVAYFDGGGDIFVRPASYFKDYLKTSFVKENFSGVYAVSGVAGEPWAGLSLNISGGDGANNQTFPDIIANADSDFAGPLLAYSDGALAGLHVGLCVPYRAMFLPFGFEAINSRANRQAVMQQAINWLTQSPAAYGVELTPPQETQIGSFGAVVPHTVRLRNTGANNDSYTLSLSSGTPYAWPLAPAPPAFISLTTCQSQTLNFGVQAAATTWHISDTLTITARSVGAPGLTDVATRTTKTPAPVLLVDDDRWYSFAAEFKTALETNYIPYDYWYVPKSWSGPVPPSPPLTTLQMYPMIVWYTAYDWYQPLTTEEETRLAAYLDGGGRLFFSSQDYIYNLPDNTPGPFAQTYLGVLAHTEDYSSTTTTGQKENLVGHRLGPYALTFPPGYDNWTDALTPTTSAQIATVGQDGQPNGLTQAGTGPGGRAWQTNFLAYGPELLPTAARARLMQRSVGWLSWLGRSTVKPHVSTALDGDLITYTAALTNNGWTGLTAIFTATLPAELALTTASPGLIPSGNNLVWTGPLAPNQSQVLTYTVAITSPLPLGTLISQTSWLAYPEHNLVFDRIADVYVNFPFLNASAITVQPAYGVEPNDVLTYTLILKNTGLVDDPMVTTTNTLPPMLSLVSVGTPSRGSVIVGGKSITWTTPLSKNQTATLTYQALIDYRPTNPAGHIQNTAYVNDNLNEPLVLTASAAFYTHPMYLPIIVKQSQGQ from the coding sequence ATGCGCAGAATCAGCCTGGCCTTTCTACTCTCTACTGTTTTTCTTGTCGCTCTTATCCTCTTTGGGGCCGGGCCAACCTTGGCCCAGCAGCCAACCCCGCCCCCGGCCAAAGGAAACGAAGCCCCGCCTCCTGCGCCGGGCGAAACGCCCGCTTTGCCCTCTCTCCAAATTGACCGGGCCTTACTCCCCAAAATTGAGCCTCAACTCCTCAAAAGGCTCACCACCCAAACCGGCCCGGCGCCCTTTATTGTTTACCTCAAAGCCACCACCAACCTCTCCGCCACAGTTGCTTCAACTTCAGACCTTGGCGCGTTGGGCAAACTTGAAGCGGTGGCCACCCGCGCGGCCATTGTCAATGCCCTCCAACAAACCGCCCGTGATACCCAGGCCGGGGTGCTGCAACAACTCAACACTCCGCCGGCCGGGGAACCGGCGGGACAGTCCCAGAGCGCGGCCACCAATATTCAACCGTTATGGATTGTTAATGCCGTAGCCGCCACCGGAAACCTGGAAACGGTGTTGGGGCTGGCCGCCCGCCCTGATGTGGCCATCGTCCGGCTGAATAAAGAACTGCAACTCAATCGCCCTGCCGTAAACGGGTCAGCCTTATCCTGGCCCCTGTTGGCTCCATTCCTCACGCCTCATTCTTCCCCCGCATGGGGCATCGCCAAAATCCGGGCCAACCTGGTGCATAATGCTTTGGGCATTGACGGCGGCGGTGTGGTGGTCGCCAATATTGATACCGGCGTAGATTGGCAACACCCGGCCCTGCAAACCAGATACCGGGGTTATACCGGCCCGGGCAAACTGCCCCAACACCTGGGCAATTGGTACGACGCCACCGGCCAGGGCGCCACTTATCCGGTAGACACCAATGGGCACGGCACGCACACCATGGGCACTATGGTGGGCGATAACGGCCTTGGCGTTGCCCCCGGCGCCAGGTGGATTGCGGTGAAAGGATTTGATAATTTTGGCTCCGCCTACTATAGCTGGCTGCACCAGGCCTTCCAATGGATTCTGGCTCCCAACGGCGACCCGGCCCTGGCCCCCAACATCGTTAATAACTCCTGGAGCAGTGATTGGGGCGCCGACCCGGAATTTCAGGCCGACGCGCAAGCGTTATTAGCTGCCGGCATCTACCCGGTTTTTTCGGCGGGCAATAACGGCCCCGGTTCCGGCACGGTCGGCTCGCCGGGCAGTTATACCGGCGCCTTTGCCGTTGGGGCCACCACCAGCGCCGACGAAATTGCCAACTTCTCCAGCCGCGGCCCTTCCCCCTGGGGCGCGCTCAAGCCCGAAGTAACCGCGCCGGGCAAGGACGTGCGCTCAACCTTGCCGGGAGGGGCTTATGGTGAACTTGATGGCACTTCAATGGCCGCGCCGCACGCGGCCGGCCTGGCCGCTTTGCTCTTACAGGCCTCGCCCGCGCTGGCCAATAATTTAAACGGTCTCTCCACGGCTATGATGTCTACCGCGGTGCCGCTGGGCAGCCCCGTTCCCAATAATACCTACGGTTGGGGGCGTATTGACGCCTACAACGCGGTTATGTCTGTAGCCTCGGTGGGCGCCTTGCAGGGGAATGTGACCGGGGCCGGTGGCCCCCTCAACAACGCTACCGTGCAAATTGCGGCCCACGGCGGTGGGCCAATCCTTAACGCCACTACCGATGCTGCCGGCCATTACCACCAGGGCCTGGCCGCCAACATCTACGATGCCACGGCAGCAGCCTTTGGGTATGCCCCGGCCACAATTTATGGCCTCAGCATTATTACCAATACCACCACCACCCAAAATTTCAGCCTGTCCCCCCTGCCCACCGGCACGCTCCTGGGCACGGTCAAAGACAAAAATACCAACGCCCCCCTGGCCGCCACCATCACCATTGACCATACCCCGGCCAGCGCCGCCACCAACCCCGCCACCGGCAGCTACAGCCTGAACCTGCCCATCGGCACTTACACCGCTACCGTTGTGGCTGCCGCGCACCGCATTAGCCAAACCGTCAACCTGACCATCAACGACGGCGCAACCGTGACCCAAAACTTTTTGTTAGACCCCGCCCCCACCATTCTGCTGGTTGACAGCGGCCGCTGGTACCAGGAAAGTGAAATTGGCTATTACCAGCAAGCCCTGGCCGACGCGCTTTATCCTTACGACACCTGGTCCATCACCAATCCCTTTGAGTCTCCCAACGACGTACCTACTGCCGCGACCCTGCTGAACTACGACCTGGTCATCTGGTCGGCGCCCCTGGATTCGCCGGGCTACGTGGGGGCCAACAAGGCCCTGGAAGATTTCCTGGCCGGCGGTCGCAAGCTGTTGCTCAGCGGCCAGGACGTGGCCTATTTTGACGGCGGCGGCGACATCTTTGTCAGGCCGGCCTCCTATTTTAAAGACTATCTAAAAACCAGCTTTGTTAAGGAGAACTTCTCCGGTGTTTATGCCGTTAGCGGCGTGGCCGGCGAACCCTGGGCCGGTCTGTCACTAAATATTTCCGGCGGCGACGGCGCAAACAACCAGACTTTTCCCGACATCATTGCCAACGCCGACAGCGATTTTGCCGGGCCGTTGCTGGCCTATAGTGACGGCGCCCTGGCCGGGCTGCACGTGGGCCTCTGCGTACCCTACCGGGCCATGTTCCTGCCCTTTGGCTTTGAAGCCATCAACAGCCGGGCCAACCGACAGGCCGTAATGCAGCAGGCCATCAATTGGCTCACCCAATCACCCGCCGCCTACGGGGTTGAGCTAACCCCGCCCCAAGAAACCCAAATCGGCAGTTTTGGCGCGGTTGTGCCGCACACCGTCCGCCTGCGTAACACCGGCGCCAACAACGATAGTTACACCTTAAGCCTGAGCAGCGGCACGCCTTATGCCTGGCCGCTGGCGCCTGCGCCGCCGGCTTTTATCTCTTTGACCACCTGCCAATCGCAAACCCTTAACTTTGGCGTGCAGGCCGCCGCCACTACCTGGCACATCTCCGACACCCTGACCATCACCGCCCGCTCGGTCGGCGCGCCCGGCCTCACCGACGTGGCTACCCGCACCACCAAAACTCCGGCCCCGGTGTTGCTGGTGGACGACGATCGCTGGTACAGTTTTGCCGCAGAATTTAAGACCGCCCTGGAAACCAACTACATCCCCTACGATTACTGGTACGTGCCTAAATCATGGAGCGGGCCGGTGCCGCCCAGCCCGCCCCTGACCACGTTGCAAATGTATCCAATGATAGTCTGGTATACGGCTTACGATTGGTACCAGCCGTTAACAACAGAAGAGGAAACCCGCCTGGCCGCTTACCTGGACGGCGGCGGACGCCTCTTCTTTAGCAGTCAAGATTACATCTACAATCTGCCCGATAACACCCCCGGCCCTTTTGCCCAAACCTACCTGGGCGTACTGGCTCATACCGAAGATTACAGCAGCACCACCACTACCGGCCAAAAAGAGAACCTGGTGGGCCATCGCCTGGGGCCTTACGCCCTCACCTTTCCCCCCGGTTACGACAACTGGACCGATGCCCTGACCCCCACCACCAGCGCCCAAATTGCCACCGTGGGCCAGGACGGTCAGCCCAACGGCTTGACCCAGGCCGGCACAGGCCCCGGCGGCCGGGCCTGGCAGACCAACTTTTTAGCCTACGGCCCTGAACTTCTGCCCACGGCCGCCCGGGCCAGGCTGATGCAGCGTTCCGTGGGCTGGCTCAGTTGGTTAGGCCGGTCTACCGTTAAGCCCCATGTTTCGACGGCGCTGGACGGCGACCTCATCACCTATACTGCCGCCCTCACCAACAACGGCTGGACCGGCCTAACCGCTATCTTCACCGCCACCCTCCCGGCTGAATTGGCTTTAACCACAGCCTCACCGGGGTTAATTCCCTCCGGCAATAACCTGGTGTGGACCGGCCCGCTGGCGCCAAACCAGAGCCAGGTGCTCACCTACACCGTGGCCATTACCAGCCCCTTACCCCTGGGCACTCTGATCAGCCAGACCAGTTGGCTGGCCTATCCGGAGCACAACCTTGTTTTTGACCGCATCGCCGACGTGTACGTCAACTTCCCCTTCCTCAACGCCTCTGCCATAACCGTCCAACCCGCCTACGGCGTGGAACCCAACGACGTGCTCACCTACACCCTCATCTTAAAAAATACCGGCCTGGTAGACGATCCCATGGTCACTACCACCAATACCCTGCCCCCCATGCTCAGCCTGGTTTCAGTAGGCACACCCAGCCGGGGCAGTGTGATTGTGGGCGGTAAAAGCATTACCTGGACCACGCCCCTGTCTAAAAACCAAACCGCCACCCTCACCTACCAGGCCCTTATTGACTACCGGCCCACCAACCCGGCCGGCCACATCCAGAACACGGCCTACGTAAACGATAACCTGAACGAGCCATTGGTCCTGACCGCCTCTGCCGCCTTTTACACCCACCCCATGTACCTGCCCATCATTGTTAAGCAAAGCCAGGGACAATAA
- a CDS encoding HAMP domain-containing histidine kinase, whose translation MPIRIRLTIWYTFLLGAILVIFSVSLYLVLKLSLHAQVDTNLRDRAQQVIAGIETQTKIDLFTGQIIIPQANVFSSPATFIQVMRADGTLVTASDNLGNQHIPPNDDILAENLKGRPAFKTVMIQHIPLRIYSTPIILGNRVVGTVQVGYSLSEVEHTLRYVLVFLIGGAITVLIIAAVVGAFLARQSLRPIEKINLAANKIVGGQDLKQRLPTSEVNDETGRLTQTINNMLQRLDNFFQAQIRLSADVSHELRTPLTTIRGNVDLLRRGAAQNPEELNEALTVIESELDRMSRLVADLLLLSQADAGLSLRMEAVELDTIILDVYRQIRLMANDINIQLGHEDQAIVKGDADRLKQLLINLMVNAVKHTPPGGAITLSLYREPEWVRITVADTGKGIAPTDLPHIFERFYRAKNNGPAGCGLGLSIAQWIAEAHGGQITVTSELGQGSVFTLWLPRKNGR comes from the coding sequence ATGCCTATCCGAATTCGTTTGACCATCTGGTATACGTTCCTGCTGGGGGCTATTCTTGTTATCTTTAGCGTCTCTCTTTACCTGGTGCTAAAACTCTCGTTGCATGCCCAGGTGGATACAAACCTGCGCGACCGCGCTCAACAGGTTATCGCCGGGATCGAAACTCAAACCAAAATAGACTTGTTCACGGGCCAAATTATCATCCCCCAGGCCAATGTCTTCTCTTCGCCGGCCACCTTCATTCAGGTTATGCGCGCCGACGGCACGCTGGTGACCGCCAGCGACAACCTGGGCAACCAGCATATTCCGCCAAACGACGACATCCTGGCCGAAAACCTGAAAGGCCGGCCCGCTTTTAAAACGGTAATGATCCAACACATTCCTCTCAGGATCTACAGCACGCCCATTATTTTGGGAAACCGGGTGGTGGGAACGGTGCAGGTTGGCTACTCCTTAAGCGAGGTTGAGCATACCCTCCGTTACGTGCTGGTCTTTCTCATTGGCGGCGCCATCACCGTTTTAATTATAGCGGCCGTAGTTGGCGCGTTTCTGGCCCGGCAGTCCCTGCGCCCCATTGAAAAAATCAACCTGGCCGCCAACAAAATTGTCGGCGGCCAGGATTTAAAGCAACGTTTGCCCACGTCTGAAGTAAACGATGAAACCGGCCGTTTAACCCAAACCATTAATAACATGCTCCAGCGCCTGGACAACTTCTTTCAAGCCCAAATCCGCCTGAGCGCCGATGTTTCTCACGAACTGCGCACGCCCCTTACCACTATTCGGGGCAATGTTGACCTGCTGCGCCGCGGCGCGGCCCAAAATCCAGAGGAACTCAATGAAGCGCTAACAGTCATCGAGAGCGAACTGGACCGGATGTCGCGCCTGGTGGCCGATTTGCTTTTACTTTCCCAGGCCGATGCCGGTCTGAGCCTGCGGATGGAGGCGGTTGAACTGGATACCATTATTCTTGACGTTTATCGCCAAATCCGCTTAATGGCCAATGACATAAATATTCAACTGGGCCACGAAGACCAGGCCATTGTTAAAGGCGACGCCGACCGCCTGAAACAATTATTGATCAACCTGATGGTCAACGCCGTTAAACACACTCCACCCGGCGGCGCTATCACCCTCTCGCTTTACCGCGAACCGGAATGGGTGCGCATTACCGTGGCCGACACCGGCAAAGGGATTGCGCCCACCGATTTACCCCACATTTTTGAAAGATTCTACCGCGCCAAAAATAACGGCCCGGCGGGCTGCGGCCTGGGCCTCTCTATTGCCCAATGGATAGCCGAGGCCCACGGCGGGCAAATCACGGTCACCAGTGAGTTAGGCCAGGGTTCTGTTTTTACGCTCTGGCTGCCCCGAAAAAACGGGCGGTAA